The Rhopalosiphum maidis isolate BTI-1 chromosome 1, ASM367621v3, whole genome shotgun sequence genome has a segment encoding these proteins:
- the LOC113548217 gene encoding deoxycytidylate deaminase-like: protein MEHKINDNESEDETCSINETRRCHDNVIANNNSIETQKFSNDKRKDFLSWDDFFMATAFLVAKRSKDPVTQVGACIVTPDKKIVGTGYNGMPIGCNDDDFPWCKNNPSKLNNKYFYVCHAEMNAVLNKNCTDVRNCTMYVALFPCNECAKIIIQAGIKEIVYMSDKYSFKPEMVAAKRMFKASGVSTRQHIPSKQHLVIDFSEINSNMTQMPNTPDKSNYK, encoded by the exons atggaacataaaattaatgacaatGAATCTGAAGATGAAACTTGCTCAATTAACGAAACCAGGCGATGTCATGATAATGTtatagcaaataataatagtatagaaacacagaaattttcaaatga TAAGCGAAAGGATTTTTTAAGCTGGGATGACTTTTTTATGGCTACAGCATTCCTGGTTGCTAAACGTAGTAAAGATCCTGTAACACAAGTGGGTGCATGTATTGTTACCCcggataaaaaaattgttggtaCAGGATATAATGGAATGCCTATTGGTTGTAATGATGACGATTTTCCATGGTGTAAAAATAATCCTTCaaagttaaacaataaatatttctatg TATGCCATGCTGAAATGAATGctgtgttaaataaaaattgtacggATGTACGTAATTGTACGATGTATGTTGCGCTTTTTCCGTGTAATGAAtgtgcaaaaataattattcaagcaGGTATCAAAGAAATAGTGTATATGTCTGATAAGTATAGCTTTAAGCCAGAAATGGTTGCCGCTAAAAGGATGTTTAAAGCATCAGGTGTATCAACCAGACAACACATTCCATCTAAACAGCAtcttgtaattgatttttcggaaataaattcaaatatgacACAAATGCCTAATACACCTgacaaatcaaattataaataa
- the LOC113548647 gene encoding uncharacterized protein LOC113548647: MGWNIYKLLCCCGSSNESTRVDLAIVREQQAAAAEKRLREQESRGIKNPDRVKRMQREQQKRDEESSRNANMGTSTGLKWQVS; encoded by the exons ATGGGTtggaatatttacaaattgttgTGTTGCTGTGGCAGTTCTAATGAATCAACTAGAGTAGatttg GCAATTGTTCGAGAGCAACAAGCTGCTGCTGCTGAAAAACGATTAAGAGAACAAGAAAGTCGAGGTATTAAAAATCCAGACCGTGTCAAACGTATGCAACGAGAACAACAAAAACGTGATGAAGAATCTAGTAGAAATGCTAATATGGGAACAAGTACTGGATTAAag TGGCAAGTTAGttaa